The genomic DNA TCTTGCAAGATGTTTTTCTCGCTTGATGTTCAGCTGCATAAAGGAACCACTTCAGATTATTTAAATGCCAGATAAAGCATTCTTATTTTCAGCAACATTGCTCCGATCAACTTTTAGTCGTTACAACGAAACAACAAAATTTCGATGGTGAAAAGGCGAAACTACGATGGTTAAAATTAAAAACAGCAATTGTAAATAGAGAAAAATTATTCCCAATCGTAAGTTCAACTATTCATAATTATTGTAGATTCGGCTTTCTTCATtgtagtttcgacttttcacaGTTGCCGTTTCAATATTTTACTACCGTTTGTAATCTTCTTGTACTTTCAGGGTCACTGACTTGTAATTATATCACGAAAGAGATAAAGTAcataaacaaaactaaaataaatatacaaatgttgaaagttcatTGGTGAAAACTGGAAATAACTTCAGCTTTTCATCATCGCtgttttgacatttaatgtaATTAGTAACGACTTTATACAACCAATGTTTCGACATTTTTCATGGTCGTTCTTTCCACTACAATAACTTATAGTTAAGTTATTTCGACTTCagtttaaaagtaataaaaatataccACGATGAGACATCGTACCTTATCAATTGGGACATCTTACTTTATCAATGCTACATAATCATttataataatagaaaacctaTCGATCTGTAATTACAGTTTGAACTATTGTCATAAACAGTTTACATGATGTATATATAATATGAGCGCAAATACTTACGTACACGTGTCTATCTAACAAAACTGTCATTATGATAAAGATCGAAAGGccttaaacaaaatgaaataaagagtCAATATACAACTCAAAAAACATATTGATGGTTTGTCATCTATATCTACATGAAatacatatttaagaaacaatcTAGGTTACAAGAATGTTACAATGTATCCAAACATGTAAAACTATGTTACTTACTTCCAATATTTGCTCGTTTATGCCCTTCCCTTCGCATAACATCCTGGCACGTACAATGCTTAAGAATTCTTTCTAATGCGTCTATTTTTGCTTGTTTTAGacgatcctttacatttatcaATGTATGATTTACTTTATCTTCGACAACACCCAGAGCATGATCCAACTCTGTTATCAATTCATTGCAGTCGTCTACTGTATAGGCACGAATTTCAGATTTAGACAGAGCCTTGTTAAGCCCTTGATTGAACAAATCTTCGATTTCATGatgattatctgtaaattttccAACAAGTTTTCGAATGTCCTCCACTGTGTTTGTAACTGTGTTGTCTGACATATTGTACACATATGttacatatacaaaattattttggtCTCCTGTAGATATCTACACGAACTCTTACACTCATTGTCGCTTATATCTGACTCATGTAAAATTTTGTCAGTTCCCAAATCtaatcataaaaaatatgttcaaaactTCCTCATCGAGATAACATCAACATTTTCAATAACTGTTATTAGTGACTTCAAATACTTGATGAAATTATTGACAATAAtcatatcattttaaagaacagTTTGGGTATCAATacggatatttaatattttaaataggtATTTTGTGTAGTTTTCAGATGTATCATACTGAAATTCCCGgtgtaaatttagataaatgagccgtgccatgggaaaaccaacatagtggctttgcgaccagcatggattcagaccagcctgcgcatccgtgcagtctggtcaggatccatgctgtgcgctaacagtttctccaattccaataggctttaaaagcgaacagcatggagcctgaccagactgcgcggatgcgcaggctggtctggatccatgctggtcgcacacccactatgttgattttctcatggcacggctcaaattattttttacttgaaaatgtgaCTGCAGGTATTGCTGGATGCGTAAAACATTCCTCATTTCTTAGTTATTTTAACAGCAGCATTTTATATAACGTTTTtgtaaaatcttgaaaaaaagtattacttttaaatTCTTGTTGACGAAAATATTCCTATGAAAAATATTCTCGAGaccccatatttttaaataaaatgtttagagcTATCTTCAAAATTCGAAATGTCCTAATATGATAGAGTATATACTAATTAAATGGCTATTGAATTATAgagggcaatagttttgaccatTTACCATCAAccagtgttttattacatgacatcagaaagaaataaaagtttGACTTTAGCACAGCGATACGCGttcagtaactgttttattatttgccatcagaatatttattcatattttgttttctaaaattttattttttaacctactagcaaaatttaatgttaaccAATAGAGCGGCCAATGTATGAATCAGCGATTTATAAGTATGCTATAAAAAGTTGTTTGCCTTCAATAGAATAGCTCACTATATATATAGCAAAGCAAATACGTTAAACCTTAAAATCGATATTGTACTACATTGTATATTTCCTAATCAAATAAAAATCTTAtcactcgttttttttttcttcttaacaACTAGGAAGAAAAAGAATTAATATTctaaaatgaaatacaatatacTTTAAGGTATTCATCTTCGCTTAATATAATGATAAGTCAACTTCCTGGTTTTTGTAGATTTTAGGTTCAAAATATTTTCGCCAGTCAATTTATCAGTGAAGTATGATTAATGGCAACCATTCaaaaaaaaatggtatcataTAATATTTGATACACCCATTTTGTCTCTCAATTTCCAAAGgaattttctttaagttttgaaaaagttttgaattttggtttaaatgaaaaaaaaatgtttgaatacaGTGACTGGCCCataaaaactgtacatttttcaaaattaaaaggtCTATCTTTAACTTAACCGTTAGATTTTAGGTAAGATGAcgtaaactataaatatatttccacTTTTTAGATCTTATCAAAAAATCACATTATCGTGCCTTTTTGACACGGTACTCATAGATATAACAGTTTAGAGCTATATTCAAGACATGTTTATGGTAAATACGATTGAAATggagataaaaacatttttatttcctatACTATTTAAAGGAGATTTATAAGTGTGGTTTGCCGTATTTTGACCTGATAATGAacatgttcaaaactttaaatatttattctgCAAGCCGATAATCTGTAAAGGTTCTTTAACAaactgggcccagttgttcgaaactttaaacttatcgcctgttaaattttgattcaaaatactagtcttagtgggaaacactagtatgatgttttaattttactgtaaagacgttttagtgttcataatccttacgtcatacatttgttttttctaagttctctaaaatgttgaaatattactttaaaagttaattgaCTGTTAGCTTAAttaactgttaaagtttcgaacaactgggccctggtgGCTAACAGACCGGATGCCAGTGGGATTCAAAACATTTGACATTCCGTTCCCAGGGTGAATATTTTAACCATTTTGTCATATAAAGTCATTATATgtatttcatgtatatattgACATTAAGAATCCTTTTCGACTTTAGTAGCTTTTGTAAAAAGTCTCAATATATATTGTATTAACCATCATTTTCTCTCCAAATTATGTTTCAATTTAAACTTATGTAAGCGATTAAGACACGGCACTGAAAAGTGGAAAattaacacaaaatatttaatacGATTCGtttaattacaataatataacaGTGTACTactgtatatttatatttctgaaaAGTCCTAATAATCAGATCAGCCAAAAGCTATAATGTTGTATCTCTCAATTCTTTGGCAAATTCATAATTAAGCAACGTGACAATTGTTGAAATGCTTTAGGCTAAGGGAAACCGTTTCAATATAGAAGTTGCAGACTGTTTACTACCTAATCCATTTTTCTAATCAAACAAACAGCAttcatgtttaaaattgacaaaaagaaACGGTTTGCTCGAGGGACAAGTACGCCGAAAAATGTTGATAACATTACTTACAGGCCACATTTAACTCGCAATGTTTTAACAGGATTCATTTGTCATATGTTTCTATTATTAGATTTTTTGTTTGCAGGCTAAAGTCATATCACTTGTAAGAGTTGTCGATGATTGTGTAAAAAGAGTAAATAGTCCTTGAAATTCAAGGTCTGATGCATAGTACtgcatttgagctgcaccatgagaaaaccaacatagtgcgttttaaaagaaatattttatcacGAATAGGACACGCATCATACCCAATCTTACTTTCCATAATCAATGAATTGACCGGTGAGCCAAACTGTTATGTTCAAGTTGCTATTGCTTGTACTGACTTACAAACTTTGACAATAGTAAGAAGTGTGTTATGCATGAAAAGTATATATCGTTAAGAATGTTCACTCCTTCACATTATTACAAATAGAAggcatttatatctttttttaaggGAGTGTAAGAGCAGTATAAAGATAACTTTATTTGCTATTAAACACATAATTATCtattgaaataaaatctttagaaaataaaaatacaatcagGCAGCTTATCAGCTCCTATGACATTGCTCTTTTATAACTTGTTCCTATTGTATAAGGCTTAATTTTACATCATCGAATGCAAGACCGTAGAATAGAAAATTCGCAGTTAAATACCCAGTTTCTTTACCCAGAATCCTTTACTGTGCGAAAGGGCAACCATTGTGTTACTGTTTGCCGGCTACGTGTGCGCTCAAGAACTGACTACACCAAAAAGAAAGAGACTTCTcaatgttacatgtgaagtagtctaAAATGTAGATCCATGCCGTTGAAGTCCAGTATAATGAATCATTCGAGGGTGTGGCAGTTATAGTTTTGGCACAGTTTTATTGCGTATGTTATTGGGGAAatatctagaccattttcattgtgaatttccaggtttcAATTTTTATCATTGGGAAAATGTCTACATACATGTAAGCGTAAGTGCTAAACCGcaattttcatgggagcattttcagagggtgataTTTTTCAGAGCtgattatttcttttatatgtaacataacatttcAAGATTTCGTCGTAGTTTTTTGTAAGAAGagatgttatactaaatgaccaaaatgccgttttcaaggacagataacCCTTTTTCAATACTAGTGACATacgacttttattgcatatctttgtttctttgaTGATTGTCATTCAATATCCAAactttgaagaaattctattattgggaaaactTTCGGCCATCTCATATACAACGTTCAAACGTGTCTGCACTATGCAAGACAGACTTGTATTAACTTAGCACTTCTATACGATCTTGACATTTAGATTAACACTAAACAGACATTTATACGCAATTTTACAATATTCTGGTATTTCTGAATTGATTCATTGATGTTTGTCCAGTTGAAATGTTTACTCAGTCTGGATCTACGAAACGCaatgaaaatacttttcaaaGAAATTCAACCATTGTTCTGCCGATGTGTAACTGCTAAACGcaataaatgtgaaaataataaCACTAAGGTATGGAAAAGAGGAACATAGTATAATTTTTTGTGTGTggatatatacaaaatattcacCAATAGGGAGCGAAAGTCCACTTGAAgtcctgttttatttttgttctagTTGTCAGACATACCAGAGATTTATTTTCAAACTGTTATCCTTGTACCAAGTATTACATCTGCAATATCtatctttagttttaatttctaaatgaaagcggataaataaataaaaataaatgatcgGATGAGTATTTTGTCATTCCATTGCGAAAATGACGTAGATTTTTAACTTtcacagaatatttttttttttatatgaattatatttcattacCATTATCGTCGTCAGAATCGCTGCTTTTTCTTAGTTACactcttttttacttttttttactttacaaatACTTTTGATTAGTTGAACTAATATAAAACTTAATTGTTTGGTGtttgtgttgtttattttgtaatttctatTCTGTTACAATTCTCTTTTCACAGcttaaccctttcgctgccgaACACCCGATTACATTATTTACACTGTATTTGCAATGGAACTTTCCTGAAAATCACGTTAGTTATGACAGAATAGTATAGAGGCTTTATTGTTCACAGGAAGTATACAAAATCTAtaaatttcagaaagaaaaacaaaaattgcatacagatgaacagatttattctgaaaaaaagtcttgttttttttttaaaaaaatacgctGACATAGATGTGAGACGGGTATAACCGTCATACATGTAGACAGCGAAGGAGCTAGACGGGAAGAATTACCGTAAACAGCTACAAATTTTTGAAGAATCTGCTTGGCTTGTAAatctatatttagaaaataatgcAATATGAAGGACCTAATTTACTTATCGAATCTTCGACGTTTAGAGGgaatattgcagttgtttttTCTACTTTGACCCACTGTTGAATCGCcgtccaccattttgaaattttccAGGTTACTTAGGTCATAATGAGCTTTCCTgtgtaaaatattctaaaatagaACAGCAAACACTGATcgaaaacattcttttaatatgATTGGTTGCTCTGGGATAaattaatgtgacgtcatttgcaTTGTTTAATAGGTTGGAATGTCGGGAAACCCCAAGACGGGTAAACCCGTCTTGTAGGCAAAGACGCTGACATAGAAGTgggacgggtatacccgtcttGTGGGCAGCGAAAGGTTTAATACTCTAATCACTGCCCAGATTTAAGTATTTTCTTTTGCATATCATTTATTTGATACATGAATGCGAATAGTGCGAATGATAATAATTGTGTTTTTGCAACCTAGAAATCAGTGAGTAATCAGTTCAAATGTCTGTGTCTAAAACTTTTGGAAGAAATAAGAAGTTATTACTCCAATTCATTCAATCCGCCAAATACGCCATTTTGTACAGACTTGGATAAATTATACCTAACTTAGTCGTTTCTTCACATTGCATTGCTTTTGTATGTGTAATGTTGACAAGCATGCACTTTCTAAAAGGTTATTATTCGGTTTTGCTTCTGTTACTATTTGTCAAAATGCTTCCTTAAGCCACTTAAATGAAACAATACTTGTCCATTGTCTTATTACTCTTAGGTATCTTGTCACGTAAAACCTCTTATATTCCCCTCATGCACCCCATCCCTATCTTTAGGTATCCTTCAGCTACATAATTACATAGAGCCAGAGAAATTTACAACACCTACTCGTACTGAATCATACCAAACTTATGTTTCTAACTCTTTACATTTTTGATTCAAATCTCGGATGTCAAATTTgtagacaaagttctttgtaaAAAGTAAACTCAATTGTATTTAAGTGCATATTCAACCGTTTTATTAAACTATAATTCTACTTTATATGCTTAGTTAATTGTTATATAGCAAATGGAGTTAAATCTTTAGTACGTTTTTACAGTTGTACTGTATATGATATTTGGAAATGTCATGAATTTATAAAACATGCAATTTAATGATAGTCGTATATTTGTCTCTAGAAGTAACGTAAGATATATAAGTTTAATATAAGAGGGTTTAACTCTCCTATGGTTTTGCCTCTCGAATGCGGTGTGCCAATGTGTTCCTTTATTGTTTGGATTATCCTTTATGTGTCCTTGCTTTACATTGTCCATGTATTCTTAAACATATGACAATCGTTCGTACATTCATACTTACGCTGCAGAAggtttacattttaaagaagcTATAGTTTTGGTGCTTAAGAATTCCTGTCGGATATGTTAAATTGGCCTAAAATTGTTGATTTTGTGCTTCAAATGTTACCTTTGAGGTTATCATAGAGggaaacatatttataaaaatatacaatcTAACAAAGCTTATATAATACCTCAGATTTAAAAGCGTCATTTATGGACATTTATATTACAATTGTGAAtagtaatttagaaacaaaaacacatgATAACAAACACTATTAAGCAATTGAAATTGACGAAGATGTTGCACGAACAACATAATACGACATCGGTTTCTCACAACTGaatcgttttgcaagagcttgctcaaagttagagGGTTTTATCAAATACATCTTCATATTACCAAAGAGTTATTACAACAGAGTTAAAGATATCATAAACTACGAAAGTTTTCACTaaaggggggtcccagttaggtgtctgcgcaaaatattttttgattttatttatactttgtggtaatatacttacatgtattaagtttcattaaaaagtgttactgttaccagttttgacttacttttatagatattcacatttaaagtgggtggggtaatctgacatgtgaccagccaggaacacaatttttgttatttttttaaaaatggttctaactttttacctgaaactttcatgataaaataactgtgCAATGGaaattcacacaacatgttgcattttaatttgtactgaatacatttttcattacagagccacaaagtggtctaatcaaatttgctgattttcaatggacaaacttcacccaaaagctaaaacatattttattagttgagatattaaggtgttattttcagcagatattgtaaactaaataaacataaaaatgacagtatatcagtatactctgattaatattggtagagtggtacactctcaaactgggtaaaagtgggtggggtaaataaatattcgaagcaacactacaaaaattgtgcagttgttaagaaatggcctcagattgtgtattactatcttaattgtgcccccatgagtggtgggtgCATATAAGTTTGCtcttgtctgtgcgtccgtccgtcaatccgtctgtccgtccgtgggTCCGTcggaagttcgtgacgcgcctagctcaagaagtatttgatataaattgatgaaaccttgcaagagtctttatcatgatatgaacttgcgcaccttctctttttcgtctggctccgccccctaattttagagttactgcccctgaaatagtaaaaaatgcacattttcaccttgtgacacgcctagctcaaaaagtatttgatataaattgatgagcgAAATATGTAAGAACATTTCCAAAGAAGGATAAAATACAACAATCGTTAAGTACAATGCATGTTTGATACTTTCACACGGACACTCATGCTATATGAAACAAAGTTAGCGAACATCAGTGACTTTATTGTCAATTGTATCATACCGACGACCAATGCCTTTTATCTTTCACTATGAACACAGATCTAACCATCAAATCCCCTTTTCACCATTTGTCTTATTTTGATCTAATGAAAATTAACTCTGATCAGTTCAAGAAAATTTGGAACAAATAACGCCATTGttatctaaaatgtaaacaacgtCTGTGATTCAGAGAGGTGCACTTTAACAAACTCCTTAAAAGGAATCAAAAAAGGAAATGCATTTACCGTGCCACTTATGTTTTAGCTTTATATGACAGTGTTCATGAAATGAACGATACTCATTTGATTTTACGATGTTGCTGCTCACAATGTGTGTCATTAATGTGATTAATTACGGAATGGTCACTGAAACCAAATTTGTACGATACGTCAATTAAAAAGAGGCATTTTGCGCAAAGTTCGGTAGCCTTAATTTAACTTCCAGAGAAATGTTTGACGCATGAAAATTGTTTAGAAAATCATATTATAGCTATTCTTAAAaaagacaatatttattaatcgTCAAAATGCCAAATGTTGGCACAGTGCTTTGTTCTTCTATTTCAAGAAATCATTTTGCTAAATGTTTTTACATGTTAATGTGTTGTGTAAATGTATAAGTGACACTGTTCTGAGTGAGAGTCAAACAGAAAATTATCATGGAATCTGTCTGACTAATATGTCTATATATATATCCGCttaatataatttatgttattttaataaaGCTGTTGCTCGTATAGAATTCAAAATACCTCTTTTCCATTAAATATAGTAAACCGATATGTGCTATTTTAACGCAACAGATGTCTAAACATACTGTTATTTTGGACGCTAACTACTATAACTTGTTAATAACAATTAAGATAAAGTTTGGGCAATTTGCTTAACTGAAGAGAATTCTCCCTAATATCATTATCAGTACTTATAATGCTTCAAAAAAGATGTAATCATTTAGTTTTCACACAGTTTCCTCCTTTACCTTACCGATGGTGAGGTATTTGTCACAGTCAGAAGCTAATATTTATCTACTCGCATTATTATCACTTTCTAATTTTGTAGCATTTAGATGTTTTAAAGTTTAACGTTAGACATAGTTATCTTCTGACTGTCTGCCCGTTCAAGTTCGTTGTATGTGTGATACCGGGAACAGATGACAGTTGTACCTCCGTTGATTGATAAAATACTTATTGATAAGATTTTCCATTTAACTAACCGATTTATTCTTCAAAGTCATTAATCAatgtttctgtgttttgatgataattttattcttttcattttaaaataataaaagcactGCTTGccgtttacaaaaaaaatattgcatcaaCTGACGTTACCTTAATATGTGCCAAAATGGGCCCGTAAATATCTAGGGTATTCATCCcgaaataattcaataatttaCTTGTGAAAGAGGACAAATGTTTCACGTGTGAAATGTATCTTAAccctctgcatttttttttcaagtcagcAAGTTTCATTTGCAAAACTAAGAAGTGTATATTGGTATTTATTTTCAGTGCTGAATATTGTAGACAATGCCAATCCTCCGAGATATAAAAATCACCTTGGCATGTTATTCAAACATTTGTCGATGACGTCTTGTATTGAGTTTTAGCATAGTATTGTTATCTTCTTTAAGAGACATTCATTAGGAAcgactttttctcttttttctgtcTTTTGCAAGCTCGTTAAcgtattgtattttgtatatccTGTTACTTACTCTGAAGTGTGGGACGTATTAAAATCGATTTTAAACCACGTA from Mercenaria mercenaria strain notata chromosome 11, MADL_Memer_1, whole genome shotgun sequence includes the following:
- the LOC123531978 gene encoding uncharacterized protein LOC123531978, translating into MSDNTVTNTVEDIRKLVGKFTDNHHEIEDLFNQGLNKALSKSEIRAYTVDDCNELITELDHALGVVEDKVNHTLINVKDRLKQAKIDALERILKHCTCQDVMRREGHKRANIGTRKYDSGVGLTCSTDSRIFSDSGEAPVVQPTDASKSNNCAEDDS